The Minwuia thermotolerans sequence GGGCGCGGTGCGCGAGGGTGCCATTCGGAAAGCGCTTCTTGCCGGAGCACTGGGCCAGCTGCGCTTCATGCTTGGATAGCGTCGTCGGGCGGAGCTTGGTGCGGGCGCCCATGTCTACGCCGCCTCCCGCTTTTGACACTGACTCCGGCCGCGCCCGGCGCTACGGTTCAGGCTGGAGAGACGGCGGTTGCCGTCGGCGTCGAACCATTCGGGCCAGAGTTCGTGCACGCTCCGGCCCAGGAACTCGGCGATGATGCGGTTGCCGGTCGGCTGCGGCCTGCGGGTGGCGCAGCGGATCGTCGAGGTCGAGACGCCGTGACGGCGCGCGAGTTCCGACATGGACCCGATCCGCTTGCGGATCTCGGCCATGATGTCGTTCGGGTCTGCGTTCCTTGCCTTCTGGGCCATCCGTCTCTCTGTCCGATCGCCGGCCCCGCCAGGCCGGCTTTGTTCGCGCTATGCGCATCGCAACTGAGACGAGGGTACGCAAAATTATGGGCTTCTATCAACATAATTTCGCGCTTCGTAGTTCAAGATAGAGCGCATGATCATGCAATTTTGGATTTTCTCCGCAATATCATTCACTTGCGGGAACAACGAAAATGTCTGTTAAGAACGAAGCGGATTTCGCAGTTCCGGGGCCGAACTCCGAAATGCAGGAGCGGATTCGGTACGCAATATCATGCGCAGGCGGCGACAAGGCTGTTAACGACCGGTCTGGCGTGAAGGTCCGCAGTCTCCAGAGCTACAAGACCGGTACGACGCCCTCGGCAATTGCGCTGGGCGAGATTGCTAAGGCCACAGGATTCCGGCTCG is a genomic window containing:
- a CDS encoding helix-turn-helix domain-containing protein, which produces MAQKARNADPNDIMAEIRKRIGSMSELARRHGVSTSTIRCATRRPQPTGNRIIAEFLGRSVHELWPEWFDADGNRRLSSLNRSAGRGRSQCQKREAA